The proteins below are encoded in one region of Homo sapiens chromosome 2, GRCh38.p14 Primary Assembly:
- the ERMN gene encoding ermin isoform b (isoform b is encoded by transcript variant 4) codes for MTDVPATFTQAECNGDKPPENGQQTITKISEELTDVDSPLPHYRVEPSLEGALTKGSQEERRKLQGNMLLNSSMEDKMLKENPEEKLFIVHKAITDLSLQETSADEMTFREGHQWEKIPLSGSNQEIRRQKERITEQPLKEEEDEDRKNKGHQAAEIEWLGFRKPSQADMLHSKHDEEQKVWDEEIDDDDDDNCNNDEDEVRVIEFKKKHEEVSQFKEEGDASEDSPLSSASSQAVTPDEQPTLGKKSDISRNAYSRYNTISYRKIRKGNTKQRIDEFESMMHL; via the exons ATGACAGATGTTCCGGCTACATTTACCCAGGCTGAGTGTAATGGGGATAAACCACCTGAAAACGGTCAACAAACAATCACTAAAATCAGTGAGGAATTGACTGATGTGGACAGCCCCCTGCCACACTACAGGGTAGAACCCAGTCTGGAAGGTGCACTCACCAAAGGAAgtcaggaggaaagaagaaaattacaagGGAACATGCTGCTCAACTCATCCATGGAGGACAAAATGCTAAAAG aaaaccCAGAAGAGAAACTCTTTATTGTTCATAAGGCTATCACAGATCTTTCTCTCCAAGAAACTAGTGCTGATGAAATGACATTCAGAGAAG GGCATCAGTGGGAGAAGATTCCTCTGAGTGGCAGTAACCAGGAAATAAGAAGACAGAAGGAGAGGATTACTGAGCAGCCTCtcaaagaggaagaagatgaggaCAGGAAGAACAAAGGTCACCAGGCAGCTGAAATTGAATGGCTGGGATTTCGAAAACCTAGCCAAGCTGACATGTTACATTCTAAACATGATGAGGAGCAGAAGGTTTGGGATGAAgaaattgatgatgatgatgatgataattgcAATAATGATGAAGATGAAGTTCGAGTgatagaatttaagaaaaaacatgaaGAGGTTTCTCAATTTAAAGAGGAAGGTGATGCAAGTGAGGACTCCCCACTGAGCAGTGCCAGTTCCCAAGCTGTGACACCTGATGAGCAGCCAACCTTAGGGAAGAAGAGTGATATCTCCAGAAATGCTTATTCCAGATACAATACAATATCCTATCGGAAAATCAGAAAGGGAAATACCAAGCAAAGAATTGATGAATTCGAGTCTATGATGCATTTATAA
- the ERMN gene encoding ermin isoform a (isoform a is encoded by transcript variant 1): MKTLSPDRIQPHIMTDVPATFTQAECNGDKPPENGQQTITKISEELTDVDSPLPHYRVEPSLEGALTKGSQEERRKLQGNMLLNSSMEDKMLKENPEEKLFIVHKAITDLSLQETSADEMTFREGHQWEKIPLSGSNQEIRRQKERITEQPLKEEEDEDRKNKGHQAAEIEWLGFRKPSQADMLHSKHDEEQKVWDEEIDDDDDDNCNNDEDEVRVIEFKKKHEEVSQFKEEGDASEDSPLSSASSQAVTPDEQPTLGKKSDISRNAYSRYNTISYRKIRKGNTKQRIDEFESMMHL, encoded by the exons ATGAAGA CTCTCTCTCCAGATCGGATTCAACCGCACATCATGACAGATGTTCCGGCTACATTTACCCAGGCTGAGTGTAATGGGGATAAACCACCTGAAAACGGTCAACAAACAATCACTAAAATCAGTGAGGAATTGACTGATGTGGACAGCCCCCTGCCACACTACAGGGTAGAACCCAGTCTGGAAGGTGCACTCACCAAAGGAAgtcaggaggaaagaagaaaattacaagGGAACATGCTGCTCAACTCATCCATGGAGGACAAAATGCTAAAAG aaaaccCAGAAGAGAAACTCTTTATTGTTCATAAGGCTATCACAGATCTTTCTCTCCAAGAAACTAGTGCTGATGAAATGACATTCAGAGAAG GGCATCAGTGGGAGAAGATTCCTCTGAGTGGCAGTAACCAGGAAATAAGAAGACAGAAGGAGAGGATTACTGAGCAGCCTCtcaaagaggaagaagatgaggaCAGGAAGAACAAAGGTCACCAGGCAGCTGAAATTGAATGGCTGGGATTTCGAAAACCTAGCCAAGCTGACATGTTACATTCTAAACATGATGAGGAGCAGAAGGTTTGGGATGAAgaaattgatgatgatgatgatgataattgcAATAATGATGAAGATGAAGTTCGAGTgatagaatttaagaaaaaacatgaaGAGGTTTCTCAATTTAAAGAGGAAGGTGATGCAAGTGAGGACTCCCCACTGAGCAGTGCCAGTTCCCAAGCTGTGACACCTGATGAGCAGCCAACCTTAGGGAAGAAGAGTGATATCTCCAGAAATGCTTATTCCAGATACAATACAATATCCTATCGGAAAATCAGAAAGGGAAATACCAAGCAAAGAATTGATGAATTCGAGTCTATGATGCATTTATAA
- the ERMN gene encoding ermin isoform c (isoform c is encoded by transcript variant 5), with translation MTDVPATFTQAECNGDKPPENGQQTITKISEELTDVDSPLPHYRVEPSLEGALTKGSQEERRKLQGNMLLNSSMEDKMLKETSADEMTFREGHQWEKIPLSGSNQEIRRQKERITEQPLKEEEDEDRKNKGHQAAEIEWLGFRKPSQADMLHSKHDEEQKVWDEEIDDDDDDNCNNDEDEVRVIEFKKKHEEVSQFKEEGDASEDSPLSSASSQAVTPDEQPTLGKKSDISRNAYSRYNTISYRKIRKGNTKQRIDEFESMMHL, from the exons ATGACAGATGTTCCGGCTACATTTACCCAGGCTGAGTGTAATGGGGATAAACCACCTGAAAACGGTCAACAAACAATCACTAAAATCAGTGAGGAATTGACTGATGTGGACAGCCCCCTGCCACACTACAGGGTAGAACCCAGTCTGGAAGGTGCACTCACCAAAGGAAgtcaggaggaaagaagaaaattacaagGGAACATGCTGCTCAACTCATCCATGGAGGACAAAATGCTAAAAG AAACTAGTGCTGATGAAATGACATTCAGAGAAG GGCATCAGTGGGAGAAGATTCCTCTGAGTGGCAGTAACCAGGAAATAAGAAGACAGAAGGAGAGGATTACTGAGCAGCCTCtcaaagaggaagaagatgaggaCAGGAAGAACAAAGGTCACCAGGCAGCTGAAATTGAATGGCTGGGATTTCGAAAACCTAGCCAAGCTGACATGTTACATTCTAAACATGATGAGGAGCAGAAGGTTTGGGATGAAgaaattgatgatgatgatgatgataattgcAATAATGATGAAGATGAAGTTCGAGTgatagaatttaagaaaaaacatgaaGAGGTTTCTCAATTTAAAGAGGAAGGTGATGCAAGTGAGGACTCCCCACTGAGCAGTGCCAGTTCCCAAGCTGTGACACCTGATGAGCAGCCAACCTTAGGGAAGAAGAGTGATATCTCCAGAAATGCTTATTCCAGATACAATACAATATCCTATCGGAAAATCAGAAAGGGAAATACCAAGCAAAGAATTGATGAATTCGAGTCTATGATGCATTTATAA